In the Streptomyces sp. 3214.6 genome, CGCCATCATGATCGTCTGGTTGAGGCCGAGGAGGAGTTCCCTGCGGGCCAGCGGGATCCGGGCGGTCAGCAGACGTTGGCGTGCGGTCGCGCCCAGCGAGTCCACCGCCTCCAGGACCTCCTTGTCGGCTCCGCGCAGACCGAGCGCGGTGAGCCGGGCCATGGGCGGGGCGGCGTAGACGACGGTGGCCAGGACGGCCGCCGGGACGCCGATGCCGAAGACGAGCACGACCGGGAGGAGGTACGCGAACGCGGGCAGCACCTGCATGGTGTCCAGGACCGGGCGCAGGGCACGGTCGAGGCGCTCGGAGAGACCGCCGGCCAGGCCGAGCAGCGCGCCCACGACGACCGAGGCGAGGACGGCGACGACCATCAGGGCGAGCGTCTGCATCGTCGGCACCCACATGCCGAGCAGGCCGCAGGCCAGGAACGCGGCCGCCGTGCCGAGCGCGAGGCGCACGCCGGCGACGCGCCAGGCGATCAGCGCGCCCGCCGTGGTGACGCCCGCCCAGCCGGCGGCGAGCAGGAGGAGGTAGACGGCGCGTACGGAGAGGACCACTCCGTTGCTGATGTGGCCGAGGAAGTAGAGGAACAGGGGGTGGCTGTCCCGGTTGTCGATGATCCAGTCGCTGGTGCTGGTGAGGGGCTTGGTGAGGTCGACGGTCAGCGATGCGGGCCAGCTGCCGCTGGACCAGCGGGCGTTGGCCAGCGGGACGAGGATGGCGGCGGCCAGGGCGAGGACGAGGAGCTTGCGGGCGGCCTGGTGTTTGAGGAAGCCGGGCAGGGCGAGTCGGGGGGTGGGAACGGTGACCGTTGCCATCAGACGGCCTCCGTGTCGGTGCTGGGGGGCTGGGGCGCTTGCCCGCGCTGACGGGGCGCCGCTTGCTTGGGGACGGGCGCCGCCCCAGCGGCACGACTGCCCGCAGCTACGGCGGCATCGTCGGCCGTGCCGGCCGGCATGGCGTCGGCGGTCGCATCAGTGGCAGGAGTGGGGGTGGTTGACGTTCCGGCGACCACTGCCAGGAGGGTGTCCGAGTCGACCACGCCCAGGCAGCGGCCCGCGTTCATGACGCGGGCCGGAGTGCCTGCCCGGGCCACCGCCTCGATGGCCTGGGAGACCGTCGCGGCCGGGGACACCGCCGGGCCGCTGCCCGCCTCCCCCGCGGACGCGGGCCGCATGGCCGTGCGGACCGTCAGTACCTGCTCGCGCGGTACGTCGCGGACGAACTCGCGGACATAGTCGTCGGCCGGGGAGCCCACGATCTCCTCGGGGGTGCCCAACTGCACCACCCGGCCGTCGCGCATGAGGGCGATGCGGTCGCCCAGTTTCAGCGCCTCGCTGAGGTCGTGCGTGATGAAGACCATCGTGCGGCCCTCCTCACGGTGCAGGCGGACGACCTCCTCCTGCATGTCGCGCCGGATGAGCGGGTCGAGCGCGCTGAACGGCTCGTCGAAGAGGAGGACCTCAGGGTCGACGGCCAGCGCCCGGGCCAGGCCGACGCGTTGCCGCTGGCCGCCGGAGAGCTGGGCGGGCCTGCGCTGTTCCATGCCGTCGAGGCCGACCTTCGCGACGACGTCCTTCGCGCGGGCCCGCCGCTCGGCACGCCCCATGCCCTGGATCTCCAGGCCGTAGGCCACGTTGTCGAGGACGGTGCGGTGCGGGAGCAGGCCGAAGTGCTGGAAGACCATGGCGGCGCGGTGCCGGCGCAGTTCGCGCAGCCGGGTGCGGTCCATCGCGCGGACGTCCTCGCCATCGACGGCGATCGTGCCGGCCGTCGGCTCGATCAGCCGGGTCAGACAGCGCACGAGGGTGGACTTGCCGGAGCCGGACAGGCCCATCACGACGAAGACCTCGCCCTTGCGGACGTCGAAGGAGACGTCCCGGACGGCGGCCGTGCAGCCGGTGCGGGAGCGCAGCTCGGCGGGGGCCAGCGAGGCCAGTTCGGGGTCGGCGGGGATCCGGTCGGCCTTGGGGCCGAAGACCTTCCACAGGCCGTCGACCGAGAAGACGGGGTCGTCGGCGCCCGTGGTGGGCGGCTTGCGGGTGGCGGGCGTGATCGTCATCGTGCATCGCCTCCGATCAGGTCGACGGCTTTCTCACCGACCATCAGCACCCCGATCATCGGGTTGACGGCGGTCATGGTCGGGAACACGGACGCGTCGGCGATTCGCAGACCGTCCAGTCCGCGCACCTTCAACTGCGGGTCGACGACTGCCTGTTCGTCGTCGACGGCGCCCATCCGGCAGGTGCCCGCCGGGTGGTACACGGTGTGGGCGACCTTGCGGGCGTACTCGCTCAGTTCCTTGTCGCCCGTGATGTGCGGGCCGGGGGCCACCTCGCGTTTGAGCCAGCCGGCCAGCGGCTCGGTCTTCGCGATCTCGCGGGCGATGCGGATGCCGTCGACGAGTGTGCGGCCGTCGTAGTCGTCCTCGTCGGTGAAGTAGCGGAAGTCGAGGGCGGGCTTCACGGCCGGGTCCGCGCTCCGCAGGTAGAGCCGTCCGCGGGACTTCGGCTTGGGGATGTTGGGGGTCATCGAGACTCCGTAGGGCGGGCGTTCGTAGCCCAGTCGCTCCGGGTTGTCCGTGAAGGGGACCTGGTAGAAGTGGAACATCAGGTCGGGGCCCGCGTGTTCGGGGTCGCGGCGCACGAACAGGCCGGCGTCGGAGTCCATCGCGGAGTTCTCCGGTATCGGTCCGTGGGTCTCCCAGACGATCACCGACTCGGGGTGGTCGAGGAGGTTCTCGCCGACGCCGGGCAGGTCGTGGACGACGGGGATGCCGAGGGCGTCCAGGTCGGCCTTGGGTCCGATGCCGGAGTGCAGGAGGAGCCGGGGCGAGTCGACGGCTCCCGCGCACAGCACGACCTCGCGCCGGGCCCGTACGAGGATCTCCTCGCCGTCCTTCCTGCGGACGTGCACGCCCTGTGCCCGGGCGCCGTCCAGCTCCAGCCGGTACGCCCAGGTCTCCAGCAGGATCGTCAGGTTGGGCCGCTCGTCGAGCACCGGGTGCAGGTAGGCCACCGACGCGCTGGAGCGCTTGTTGGTCTCGGGGTGGTAGGCGAGGTCGAAGAAGCCGACGCCGTCGGTGAAGGGCTTGCGGTTGAAGCCCTCGACGCGGGGTACCCCGACGGCCTGCTGTGCCGCTTCGACGAAGTCGCGGGCGATGGCGTTCCGGTCCTTCTCGTCGACCGGGACGATGTTGTTCAGCAGGCGCGCGTAGTAGGCCTCCATCGGGACCGCGCCCCAGCCCTGGGCGCCGGCCGCCTCCCACTCGTCGAAGTCGGAGGGCAGCGGCTTGAAGGCGATGAGCGTGTTGTGGGAGGAGCAGCCGCCGAGGACGCGGGCGCGGCTGTGCCGGATGTGGGAGTTGCCGCGTGGCTGCTCGGTGGTCGGGTAGTCGTAGTCGAGCTCGCCGCCGAGCAGGCCCATCCAGCGGCGCAGGGTGAGGACGTCGTCGCGGCCGACGTCGGTGGGGCCGCCCTCGATGACGGCGACGGTGGTGTCGGGGTTCTCGGTCAGCCGGGAGGCGATGACGGAACCGGCGGTTCCGCCTCCGATGACCACATAGTCGTAGACGTGGGGGTTCTCGGACATGGGGGGTACTCCAGGGGCGTGCGAGGTCTGGCGCGAGGTCTGGCGCGAGGTCTGGCGCGAGGTCTTGGGGGCGGCCGGGGGTCAGCCTGCGAACCAGCGGACGGGCTTCGGCGCGAGGTTCTGGTAGACGTGCTTGGTCTCGCGGTACTCGGCGAGCCCGGCCGGACCCAGTTCGCGGCCCACACCGCTCTTGCCGAAGCCGCCCCACTCCGCCTGCGGCAGGTAGGGGTGGAAGTCGTTGATCCAGACGGTGCCGTGGCGCAGCCGCCCGGCGACCCGTCGTGCCCGGCCCGCGTCGGCGGTCCAGACGGCGCCCGCGAGGCCGTACTCGGTGTCGTTTGCGAGCGCGACGGCCTCGTCCTCGGTGCGGAAGGTCTCGACGGTGAGGACCGGACCGAAGACCTCCTCCCGCACGACCCGCATCTCGCGGTGGCAGTGGTCGAGGACGGTGGGCTCGTAGAAGTAGCCGGACTCGGGGCGGTGCGGGGCGGGTTCCGGCCGCTCGCCGCCGGTACGCAGCACCGCGCCCTCGGCGAGCGCGGAGGCGACGTACGCCTCGGTCTTGGCGCGCTGCTGCTCGGAGACGAGCGGCCCGCACTCGACGCCGTCCTCGGTGCCGCGGCCGAGCCTGATCCGGCCTGCCCTGCGGGCGAGTTCGGTGACGAAGCGGTCCCTCACCGACTCCTCGACGATGAGGCGGGAGCCCGCCGAGCAGACCTGGCCGCTGTGGATGAAGGCCGCGTTGAGGGCCTGGTCGACGGCGGTGTCGAAGGCCTCGGCGGTGGCGCAGGCGTCGGCGAAGACCACGTTGGGGTTCTTGCCGCCGAGTTCGAGGGCCACCTTCTTGACGGTCGGGGCGGCCGCCCGCGCGACCTTCGCGCCGCTGACCAGGCCGCCGGTGAAGGAGACGAGGTCTACGTCGGGATGCTCGGCGAGCCGGGCGCCGACGGTGTGCCCGGGACCGGTGACGATGCCCGCGACCCCGGCGGGCAGCCCGGCCTCGAGCAGCAGGTCGATCAGCGCGATGGTCGTCAGCGGGGTGATCTCGCTCGGCTTGACGACGAAGGTGTTGCCCGCGGCGAGGGCCGGGGCGATCTTCCAGCTCGCCTGGAGCAGCGGGTAGTTCCAGGGGGTGATCAGCGCGCAGACGCCGACGGGTTCGTGGACGACGACACTGTGGACGTCGGCCGTGCCCGCGTCGACGACCCGGCCCGGGGCCTCGGCGGCGACGAGGCCGGCGAAGTAGCGGAAGGCGTCGGCGACGCAGTCGATGTCGACGCGGCCCTCTTCGAGCGTCTTGCCCGCGTCCCGGCTCTCCAGCAGGCCGAGGCGTTCGCGGTCGCGTATGAGGAGGTCGGCGACGCGGTGCAGCACGGCGGCGCGTTCCACGGCGGGGGTGAGCGGCCAGCCGCCCGTGCCGCCGGCGAAGGCGGCCCGGGCGGCCGCGACCGCCAGGTCGGTGTCCTTCTCGTCGCCCTCCGCCACCACGGCGAAGGGGCGGCCGTCCGCGGGGTCGAGGATCTCGCGGGTGGCGCCGGAGGCCGCTTCCAGCCACTCGCCGCCGATAT is a window encoding:
- a CDS encoding quaternary amine ABC transporter ATP-binding protein — encoded protein: MTITPATRKPPTTGADDPVFSVDGLWKVFGPKADRIPADPELASLAPAELRSRTGCTAAVRDVSFDVRKGEVFVVMGLSGSGKSTLVRCLTRLIEPTAGTIAVDGEDVRAMDRTRLRELRRHRAAMVFQHFGLLPHRTVLDNVAYGLEIQGMGRAERRARAKDVVAKVGLDGMEQRRPAQLSGGQRQRVGLARALAVDPEVLLFDEPFSALDPLIRRDMQEEVVRLHREEGRTMVFITHDLSEALKLGDRIALMRDGRVVQLGTPEEIVGSPADDYVREFVRDVPREQVLTVRTAMRPASAGEAGSGPAVSPAATVSQAIEAVARAGTPARVMNAGRCLGVVDSDTLLAVVAGTSTTPTPATDATADAMPAGTADDAAVAAGSRAAGAAPVPKQAAPRQRGQAPQPPSTDTEAV
- a CDS encoding GMC family oxidoreductase gives rise to the protein MSENPHVYDYVVIGGGTAGSVIASRLTENPDTTVAVIEGGPTDVGRDDVLTLRRWMGLLGGELDYDYPTTEQPRGNSHIRHSRARVLGGCSSHNTLIAFKPLPSDFDEWEAAGAQGWGAVPMEAYYARLLNNIVPVDEKDRNAIARDFVEAAQQAVGVPRVEGFNRKPFTDGVGFFDLAYHPETNKRSSASVAYLHPVLDERPNLTILLETWAYRLELDGARAQGVHVRRKDGEEILVRARREVVLCAGAVDSPRLLLHSGIGPKADLDALGIPVVHDLPGVGENLLDHPESVIVWETHGPIPENSAMDSDAGLFVRRDPEHAGPDLMFHFYQVPFTDNPERLGYERPPYGVSMTPNIPKPKSRGRLYLRSADPAVKPALDFRYFTDEDDYDGRTLVDGIRIAREIAKTEPLAGWLKREVAPGPHITGDKELSEYARKVAHTVYHPAGTCRMGAVDDEQAVVDPQLKVRGLDGLRIADASVFPTMTAVNPMIGVLMVGEKAVDLIGGDAR
- a CDS encoding aldehyde dehydrogenase family protein — its product is MADRTEQPELREHRTIHIGGEWLEAASGATREILDPADGRPFAVVAEGDEKDTDLAVAAARAAFAGGTGGWPLTPAVERAAVLHRVADLLIRDRERLGLLESRDAGKTLEEGRVDIDCVADAFRYFAGLVAAEAPGRVVDAGTADVHSVVVHEPVGVCALITPWNYPLLQASWKIAPALAAGNTFVVKPSEITPLTTIALIDLLLEAGLPAGVAGIVTGPGHTVGARLAEHPDVDLVSFTGGLVSGAKVARAAAPTVKKVALELGGKNPNVVFADACATAEAFDTAVDQALNAAFIHSGQVCSAGSRLIVEESVRDRFVTELARRAGRIRLGRGTEDGVECGPLVSEQQRAKTEAYVASALAEGAVLRTGGERPEPAPHRPESGYFYEPTVLDHCHREMRVVREEVFGPVLTVETFRTEDEAVALANDTEYGLAGAVWTADAGRARRVAGRLRHGTVWINDFHPYLPQAEWGGFGKSGVGRELGPAGLAEYRETKHVYQNLAPKPVRWFAG